A section of the Malania oleifera isolate guangnan ecotype guangnan chromosome 2, ASM2987363v1, whole genome shotgun sequence genome encodes:
- the LOC131149299 gene encoding uncharacterized protein LOC131149299 — protein MESEFSLPNTLMKVAMFLLVQALVYLILTKSSDIFSKTKKRSFSFKSARSVSMRRILAAISDLPAGGEPSPTCSRPATSPDRLAADCNDSERYR, from the coding sequence ATGGAAAGCGAATTCTCGTTGCCAAACACTCTGATGAAGGTGGCGATGTTCTTGCTGGTTCAAGCCCTAGTCTACCTCATCCTCACCAAGTCCTCCGATATCTTCTCCAAAACCAAAAAGAGGTCTTTCAGCTTCAAGTCCGCTCGCTCCGTCAGCATGCGCCGGATTCTAGCCGCCATCTCCGACCTCCCCGCGGGCGGCGAGCCTTCGCCGACGTGTTCCCGGCCGGCGACCTCCCCGGATCGCCTGGCCGCTGATTGCAATGATTCCGAGCGCTATCGTTAG